The following are encoded together in the Frankiaceae bacterium genome:
- a CDS encoding NAD(P)-dependent oxidoreductase gives MPWVAASPTRDVWGVTSAQVDLEWVTLLAAAVPLRVAIVGGSGRLGSWLATVLAETGHRVRVLDSVVPAPKRGVEFVQTALARGTSLEGRLDGIDCVIHLAALHGAHLAGGHSRQDFWQVNVGGTSRLLRECERAGVARVVAASSTSVYGAGSPAGAARVLDEETPLAPEDIYDFTKIATERLLDEVRLRTPIVATALRFGRFFYPSEHDYQLRKLSTGLDVLDACQAVVRVMLADTVPRPAYCVASDLSLSRGQRERLGTDLPGVLEEALPGLVGRCAERGIPLPERVGKSVDTSAIRADLGYEPCRTIAWSLLAAERATLDRRAPVAAPVTRAC, from the coding sequence ATGCCGTGGGTAGCCGCCTCGCCCACCAGGGACGTGTGGGGTGTCACGTCGGCACAGGTGGACCTCGAGTGGGTCACGTTGCTGGCCGCGGCGGTGCCGCTGCGCGTCGCGATCGTGGGGGGGTCGGGCCGGCTCGGGTCGTGGCTCGCGACGGTCCTCGCCGAGACCGGCCACCGCGTCCGCGTGCTCGACTCCGTCGTCCCTGCCCCGAAGCGCGGGGTCGAGTTCGTCCAGACCGCCCTGGCGCGGGGCACCAGCCTCGAGGGCCGGCTCGACGGGATCGACTGCGTGATCCACCTGGCCGCCCTGCACGGCGCGCACCTCGCGGGTGGCCACTCGCGGCAGGACTTCTGGCAGGTCAACGTCGGCGGGACGAGCCGGCTGCTCAGGGAGTGCGAACGCGCCGGCGTCGCGCGCGTCGTCGCCGCGAGCTCGACGTCGGTGTACGGCGCCGGGTCACCGGCGGGCGCGGCACGCGTCCTCGACGAGGAGACACCGCTCGCTCCCGAGGACATCTACGACTTCACGAAGATCGCGACCGAGCGCCTGCTCGACGAGGTGCGGCTGCGGACGCCGATCGTCGCGACGGCGCTGAGGTTCGGGCGCTTCTTCTATCCCTCGGAGCACGACTACCAGCTCCGCAAGCTGTCGACGGGGCTCGACGTCCTCGACGCGTGCCAGGCGGTCGTACGGGTCATGCTCGCCGACACCGTGCCGCGGCCCGCGTACTGCGTCGCGTCCGACCTCTCGCTGTCGCGCGGCCAGCGGGAGCGGCTCGGCACCGACCTCCCCGGCGTGCTGGAGGAGGCGTTGCCCGGTCTCGTCGGCCGCTGTGCCGAGCGCGGCATCCCGCTGCCGGAGCGTGTCGGCAAGTCCGTCGACACGAGCGCGATCAGGGCGGACCTCGGCTACGAGCCGTGCCGGACGATCGCGTGGTCGCTCCTGGCCGCCGAGCGGGCCACGCTCGACCGCCGGGCACCTGTCGCCGCGCCGGTGACGCGCGCGTGCTGA
- a CDS encoding SDR family NAD(P)-dependent oxidoreductase, translating to MTEPPGWPRAALVTGANRGLGHALVTELLERGVRLVVGTTRSGGDAPAGAVAVRLDYADADSIRAAGAEVAAAVDTLDLVVNCGAVNVAPGLPRAESKGPAGDLSGAALRVLLDVNVVGPALAAQAFLPLLGPGAVVVNVSSSRGSLALASDPGSVGYAVSKAALNMVTRKLAAELAPLGRTAVAVDPGWLRTDMGGDAAPRSAADAARDLVALLTRSRETLNGRFVTTGGEDLPW from the coding sequence ATGACGGAGCCGCCGGGCTGGCCTCGCGCCGCGCTGGTGACAGGCGCCAACCGCGGGCTGGGCCACGCGCTGGTGACCGAGCTGCTGGAGCGCGGCGTCCGGCTGGTCGTCGGGACGACGCGGTCCGGCGGCGACGCGCCCGCGGGCGCCGTCGCCGTCCGGCTCGACTACGCGGACGCGGACTCGATCCGCGCCGCGGGAGCGGAGGTGGCCGCCGCGGTGGACACCCTGGACCTCGTCGTCAACTGCGGGGCCGTCAACGTCGCGCCCGGACTGCCCCGCGCGGAGAGCAAGGGTCCGGCGGGTGACCTGTCGGGTGCCGCGCTACGGGTGCTGCTCGACGTCAACGTCGTCGGCCCGGCGCTGGCGGCGCAGGCGTTCCTGCCGCTGCTCGGACCTGGCGCCGTCGTCGTGAACGTCTCGTCGTCACGCGGCTCGCTGGCCCTCGCGTCCGATCCCGGCAGCGTCGGGTACGCCGTCTCGAAGGCCGCGCTGAACATGGTCACGCGCAAGCTCGCGGCCGAGCTCGCGCCGCTCGGCCGCACCGCCGTCGCGGTGGACCCGGGCTGGCTGCGTACCGACATGGGCGGCGACGCGGCGCCTCGCTCGGCCGCCGACGCCGCACGCGACCTGGTGGCGTTGCTGACCCGCTCGCGCGAGACGCTGAACGGCCGTTTCGTGACGACGGGCGGCGAGGACCTGCCATGGTGA
- a CDS encoding MFS transporter encodes MTVPLTAGPRDGVADTSRPERRRLRTQRPFVAILTGQTLSQFGDYAFRIALPIEALRLTGSGRLLSAVLVAQSISLVLAALAGGVLADRAGSRRVMFLTDAGRGVVVCAATVAIATGRITPWALVVVALMLGVGQGLFQPAYQAAVPELVPAGQLTDAARAGALWRRLASLGGVPAGGALVAAFGTSWGFALNGATFVVAAACVGLSGRWPGQLVADRSARRGPLADFVAGLRYVGSRRDLEWPIAAFGVAVLTTFSPLFLALPLLLAPDGRAGTLQFSLVLTVAAVGGVSGSGAYRHVARSHPRGRVAMTALAVVGLSYAALAVAHPDVVWMTAAAFVAGAATTVGDVAWSSALQAHVPREVLGRVSSVDWVASFGLAPVGYALLPLALLYGSPRAVILCGGLVTAAFALAVGALRAVRSLT; translated from the coding sequence GTGACCGTGCCACTGACCGCGGGGCCGCGCGACGGCGTTGCCGACACGAGTCGCCCCGAGCGCCGCAGGTTGCGCACCCAGCGCCCGTTCGTCGCGATCCTCACCGGTCAGACGCTGAGCCAGTTCGGCGACTACGCGTTCCGCATCGCGCTGCCGATCGAGGCGCTGCGGCTCACCGGAAGCGGCCGGCTGCTCAGCGCGGTGCTCGTCGCGCAGTCGATCTCCCTCGTCCTGGCGGCCCTCGCCGGAGGGGTGCTGGCAGACCGGGCCGGCTCCCGACGGGTGATGTTCCTCACGGACGCGGGCCGCGGCGTCGTCGTGTGCGCGGCGACGGTCGCCATCGCGACCGGCCGCATCACACCGTGGGCGCTCGTCGTCGTCGCGCTCATGCTCGGCGTCGGCCAGGGGCTGTTCCAGCCCGCGTACCAGGCCGCGGTGCCCGAGCTGGTGCCTGCCGGCCAGCTCACGGACGCCGCGCGCGCCGGTGCGCTCTGGCGGCGGCTCGCCTCGCTGGGCGGCGTCCCCGCCGGCGGCGCGCTGGTGGCGGCGTTCGGGACGTCGTGGGGGTTCGCCCTGAACGGCGCGACGTTCGTCGTCGCGGCCGCCTGCGTCGGCCTGTCCGGCCGGTGGCCGGGCCAGCTCGTGGCCGACCGCTCGGCGCGCCGCGGCCCCTTGGCGGACTTCGTCGCCGGGCTGCGCTACGTCGGGTCCCGCCGCGACCTCGAATGGCCGATCGCGGCGTTCGGGGTCGCCGTCCTCACGACGTTCTCGCCGCTCTTCCTCGCTCTGCCGTTGCTCCTCGCGCCCGATGGCCGCGCGGGGACCCTGCAGTTCAGCCTCGTCCTCACCGTCGCCGCGGTCGGGGGCGTCAGCGGCTCGGGCGCGTACCGGCACGTCGCCCGGTCGCATCCGCGCGGGCGGGTCGCCATGACCGCGCTCGCCGTCGTCGGCCTCTCGTACGCCGCCCTCGCCGTCGCCCACCCGGACGTCGTGTGGATGACGGCGGCGGCGTTCGTCGCGGGCGCGGCCACGACCGTCGGCGACGTCGCGTGGAGCTCGGCGCTGCAGGCACACGTTCCGCGCGAGGTGCTGGGCCGGGTCAGCAGTGTCGACTGGGTGGCGAGCTTCGGGCTCGCGCCGGTCGGTTATGCGCTGCTGCCGCTCGCCCTCCTGTACGGGTCACCACGTGCCGTGATCCTCTGCGGCGGCCTGGTCACGGCGGCGTTCGCGCTCGCGGTGGGCGCGCTGCGCGCGGTACGGAGCCTGACATGA